The following proteins are co-located in the Labrys monachus genome:
- a CDS encoding CatB-related O-acetyltransferase, translating into MQGDTILTYAADDIALGASWEEMLARRRLPKLLARQLKKLSHARHGDRHDLLRASIRNNLGIRVGKYTYGFDKLCFRRSTVSEIGAFTSIGQNVQLSLGNHPLDRVSTHPFFYLKQFGLATRDSREIIPKSRPIVIGHDVWIGRDVTLLTGVTLGHGAIVAAGAVVARDVPPYTLVGGVPARPIRMRFDEATVAELLRTQWWTWSDERLRESLPDFFDIARFRANHAEGRDMAGDSGGSDMRGDDR; encoded by the coding sequence ATGCAAGGCGACACCATCCTGACCTACGCCGCCGACGACATCGCCCTCGGCGCCTCCTGGGAGGAAATGCTCGCCCGGCGCCGCCTCCCGAAGCTGCTCGCCCGTCAATTGAAGAAGCTTTCGCATGCCCGCCACGGTGACCGGCACGACCTGCTGCGCGCCTCGATCCGCAACAATCTCGGCATTCGTGTCGGCAAATACACCTATGGCTTCGACAAGCTCTGCTTCAGACGCTCGACCGTCTCCGAGATCGGCGCCTTCACCTCGATCGGCCAGAACGTGCAGCTCTCGCTGGGCAATCATCCGCTCGATCGCGTCTCGACGCATCCGTTCTTCTATCTGAAGCAGTTCGGCCTCGCCACGCGGGACAGCCGCGAGATCATCCCGAAGAGCAGGCCGATCGTCATCGGCCACGACGTGTGGATCGGCCGCGACGTCACCCTGCTGACGGGCGTGACCCTCGGCCACGGCGCCATCGTCGCGGCGGGCGCGGTGGTCGCACGGGACGTGCCGCCCTACACGCTGGTCGGCGGCGTGCCGGCCCGGCCGATCCGCATGCGCTTCGACGAGGCGACGGTGGCGGAACTCCTGCGGACGCAATGGTGGACCTGGAGCGACGAGAGGCTCAGGGAGAGCCTGCCCGACTTCTTCGATATCGCCCGCTTCCGGGCCAACCATGCCGAAGGGCGTGACATGGCCGGCGACTCCGGCGGGAGCGATATGCGAGGCGACGATCGGTAG
- a CDS encoding KUP/HAK/KT family potassium transporter: MARWREALYAMLQRNAERSAAYFRIPAPQVVQLGVEIEI; encoded by the coding sequence ATGGCGCGGTGGCGCGAAGCCCTCTATGCCATGCTCCAGCGCAATGCCGAGCGTTCGGCCGCCTATTTCCGCATTCCCGCGCCCCAGGTGGTCCAGCTCGGCGTCGAAATCGAAATCTGA